One genomic segment of Helianthus annuus cultivar XRQ/B chromosome 14, HanXRQr2.0-SUNRISE, whole genome shotgun sequence includes these proteins:
- the LOC110905316 gene encoding ubiquitin carboxyl-terminal hydrolase 12-like: MTPSREDYEMLVSEGSPQLMEDVADMIYAQDVDDLPSSRFTWAIKNFSTFHGEKMSSDPFVDRGCKWYFDTNLFLP, encoded by the exons ATGACTCCTTCG CGTGAAGACTATGAGATGCTGGTCTCAGAAGGATCACCTCAACTGATGGAAG ATGTGGCTGATATGATTTATGCACAAGATGTTGATGATCTTCCGTCTTCACGGTTCACTTGGGCTATAAAGAATTTCTCAACATTTCATGGCGAAAAGATGTCCTCTGACCCCTTTGTTGATAGAGGATGTAAATGGTATTTTGATACTAATTTGTTCCTCCCATGA